From one Amycolatopsis sp. FDAARGOS 1241 genomic stretch:
- the lexA gene encoding transcriptional repressor LexA encodes MTKESKPGSTPGDVGKVTPLPEVYDVDETLTVRQQQVLDVIRTWVSRFGYPPSVREIGEAVGLTSTSSVSHQLRALQRKGYLRRDANRPRAVGVLASTDDNPMGIDMDQQPSVPKAAYVPLVGRIAAGGPVLAEQAIEDVFPLPREIVGEGELFLLSVTGDSMVDAAITNGDWVVVRQQPTADNGEIVAAMIDGEATVKTFKRKDGHIWLMPHNEAYDPIPGDDATILGKVVAVLRRL; translated from the coding sequence GCAAGGTGACTCCCTTACCGGAGGTCTACGACGTGGACGAGACGCTGACCGTGCGGCAGCAGCAGGTACTGGACGTGATCCGCACCTGGGTGAGCCGGTTCGGCTACCCGCCGAGCGTCCGCGAGATCGGCGAGGCCGTGGGACTCACGTCGACCTCGTCCGTGTCGCACCAGCTGCGCGCGCTTCAGCGCAAGGGCTACCTGCGCCGTGACGCGAACCGGCCGCGCGCGGTGGGCGTGCTCGCGTCCACCGACGACAACCCCATGGGCATCGACATGGACCAGCAGCCGTCCGTGCCGAAGGCGGCGTACGTGCCGCTGGTCGGCCGGATCGCCGCCGGTGGCCCGGTGCTCGCGGAACAGGCCATCGAGGACGTGTTCCCGCTGCCGCGCGAGATCGTCGGCGAGGGTGAGCTGTTCCTCCTGAGCGTCACGGGCGACTCGATGGTCGACGCCGCAATCACCAACGGCGACTGGGTCGTCGTCCGCCAGCAGCCGACGGCCGACAACGGCGAGATCGTCGCCGCCATGATCGACGGCGAGGCGACCGTGAAGACGTTCAAGCGCAAGGATGGCCACATCTGGCTGATGCCGCACAACGAGGCCTACGACCCCATCCCCGGTGACGACGCCACCATCCTGGGCAAGGTCGTCGCCGTCCTGCGGCGGCTCTAG
- the hflX gene encoding GTPase HflX, producing the protein MTELTHEDLYDDDPSTGEMELEDRASLRRVAGLSTELTDITEVEYRRLRLERVVLVGVWTEGTADQSDASLAELARLAETAGSEVLEGLVQRRVKPDPATYIGSGKVRELRDVVVATGADTVICDGELSPGQLRQLEEKVKVKVIDRTALILDIFAQHARSKEGKAQVELAQLQYLIPRLRGWGASLSRQAGGRAGGANGGVGLRGPGETKLETDRRRINKRVAKLRREIASMDTIRETKRGRRVANEVPSVAIVGYTNAGKSSLLNALTGAGVLVEDALFATLDPTTRRAQTADGRTFTLTDTVGFVRHLPHQLVDAFRSTLEEAADADLLLHVVDGSDPAPEEQVNAVREVLAEITRTRKEPLPPELLVINKADAADQVTLARLRHQLSGSVQVSARTGAGIPELADVLAERLPRPQVVVEALVPYARGELVARAHADGEVLEEEHIADGTRLLVRVHPDLAAALRRYETNSSRL; encoded by the coding sequence ATGACAGAACTGACACACGAAGACCTTTACGACGACGACCCGTCGACCGGTGAGATGGAGCTCGAGGACCGCGCCTCGCTCCGGCGGGTCGCGGGGCTGTCCACCGAACTCACGGACATCACCGAGGTCGAGTACCGCAGGCTGCGGCTGGAGCGCGTCGTGCTGGTCGGCGTGTGGACCGAGGGCACGGCCGACCAGTCCGACGCCTCTCTCGCCGAGCTGGCGAGGCTGGCCGAGACGGCCGGTTCCGAGGTGCTCGAAGGGCTGGTCCAGCGACGCGTCAAGCCGGATCCCGCCACGTACATCGGCTCCGGCAAGGTGCGGGAGCTGCGCGACGTGGTCGTGGCGACCGGCGCCGACACAGTGATCTGCGACGGCGAGCTCTCGCCCGGCCAGCTGCGGCAGCTGGAGGAGAAGGTCAAGGTCAAGGTGATCGACCGGACCGCCCTGATCCTCGACATCTTCGCCCAGCACGCCCGCTCCAAGGAGGGCAAGGCCCAGGTCGAGCTGGCCCAGCTGCAGTACCTGATCCCGCGGTTGCGGGGCTGGGGTGCGTCGCTGTCCCGGCAGGCCGGTGGCCGCGCCGGTGGCGCCAACGGCGGTGTGGGCCTGCGCGGTCCCGGTGAGACCAAGCTGGAAACGGACCGACGGCGGATCAACAAGCGCGTGGCCAAGCTGCGCCGCGAGATCGCGTCGATGGACACGATCCGCGAGACCAAGCGCGGCCGGCGCGTGGCCAACGAGGTGCCCAGCGTGGCGATCGTCGGCTACACCAACGCCGGCAAGTCGAGCCTGCTCAACGCGCTGACCGGCGCGGGGGTGCTGGTGGAGGACGCGCTGTTCGCCACCCTGGACCCGACCACGCGGCGGGCGCAGACGGCCGACGGGCGCACGTTCACCCTCACCGACACCGTCGGGTTCGTGCGGCACCTGCCGCACCAGCTGGTGGACGCGTTCCGCTCGACGCTCGAGGAGGCGGCCGACGCCGACTTGCTGCTGCACGTCGTCGACGGCTCCGACCCGGCGCCCGAGGAGCAGGTGAACGCGGTGCGCGAGGTGCTCGCGGAAATCACCCGCACCCGCAAGGAACCGCTGCCGCCCGAGCTGCTGGTGATCAACAAGGCCGACGCCGCGGACCAGGTCACGCTGGCCCGGCTTCGCCACCAGCTCTCCGGGTCCGTGCAGGTGTCCGCCCGGACCGGGGCGGGCATCCCGGAGCTGGCCGACGTGCTCGCCGAGCGGCTGCCGCGTCCGCAGGTCGTGGTCGAGGCGCTGGTCCCCTACGCGCGGGGCGAGCTCGTGGCCCGCGCCCACGCGGACGGCGAGGTGCTGGAGGAGGAGCACATCGCCGACGGCACGCGCCTGCTCGTGCGGGTCCACCCGGACCTCGCGGCGGCTCTGCGCCGGTACGAAACCAACTCCTCGCGGCTCTGA
- a CDS encoding transcriptional regulator: MPTPRRPSTEAEAAALASGIRLRIIRLTSFEAMTNKELAERLGRDPATTLHHVRRLVETGFLVPEEPRRGARGAKEIPYRSTGLSWTLENADVQAVPVRQAMLEAYLAEMGEADPAEVDSSRLVFQVSPAEVAEFKSRVAELLDEFGSRPRSPGAERTAIYVSIYPSR; encoded by the coding sequence GTGCCGACCCCACGACGCCCTTCGACGGAGGCCGAGGCCGCCGCGCTCGCGTCCGGAATACGCCTGCGGATCATCCGGTTGACGTCCTTCGAGGCCATGACGAACAAGGAGCTGGCCGAGCGGCTCGGCCGCGACCCGGCGACCACGCTCCACCACGTGCGGCGCCTGGTCGAGACCGGTTTCCTCGTCCCGGAGGAACCCCGCCGGGGTGCTCGCGGCGCCAAGGAGATCCCGTACCGGTCCACCGGCCTGTCCTGGACGCTGGAGAACGCCGACGTGCAGGCCGTGCCCGTCCGCCAGGCGATGCTCGAGGCGTACCTCGCGGAGATGGGCGAGGCCGACCCGGCCGAAGTCGACAGCAGCCGGCTCGTCTTCCAGGTCTCACCCGCCGAGGTCGCCGAGTTCAAGAGCCGCGTCGCGGAGCTGCTCGACGAGTTCGGTTCGCGGCCGCGCTCACCCGGCGCGGAGCGCACGGCCATCTATGTATCGATCTACCCCAGCCGCTAA
- a CDS encoding MFS transporter produces the protein MNRDSLFFHADFRRLWSGDTASQFGTFVGNTAIPLLAAVTLAATPFEMGLLTTAETLGFLLIGLPAGVWVDRLRKRPVMLAADLTRGVLILSIPVTWWTGLLTMPQLIAVVLLTGIGTVFFDVSYQAYLPALVGRERLLEGNAKLQGVQSSAQIAGPSAAGVLVQFAGAASTVLVTGCGYLISALCLWRIRTVERLPERTGHERLLPQMLEGLRFVFTDKPLRAIVACTATANLFGAAAQAVQVLFLTRTAGLPPAAVGGLLAVGGIGGILGALFAGAIIRRVGQARSIWLVPLLVWPGNLLVPLAGPGWRLPLAGFGLALAGFGVILYNIAQVSYRQAITPDGLLGRMNASVRFVVWGTMPLGGLLGGGLGEWLGLTGALWAAVLGQLAAALWVVCSPLRRMRDLPVPGKPVAAPA, from the coding sequence GTGAACCGGGACTCCCTCTTCTTCCACGCCGACTTCCGCCGGCTCTGGTCGGGCGACACCGCCAGCCAGTTCGGCACGTTCGTGGGCAACACGGCGATCCCGCTGCTCGCGGCGGTCACGCTCGCGGCGACGCCGTTCGAGATGGGCCTGCTGACCACGGCCGAGACGCTCGGCTTCCTGCTCATCGGCCTGCCGGCGGGCGTGTGGGTGGACCGGCTGCGCAAGCGGCCCGTGATGCTCGCCGCCGACCTCACGCGGGGCGTGCTGATCCTGAGCATCCCCGTCACGTGGTGGACGGGGCTCCTGACGATGCCGCAGCTGATCGCGGTCGTGCTCCTCACCGGCATCGGCACGGTGTTCTTCGACGTCTCCTACCAGGCCTACCTGCCGGCGCTCGTCGGCCGCGAACGGCTGCTCGAGGGCAACGCCAAGCTGCAGGGCGTGCAGTCCTCGGCCCAGATCGCCGGGCCGAGCGCCGCCGGTGTCCTGGTCCAGTTCGCCGGCGCCGCGAGCACGGTCCTGGTCACCGGATGCGGCTACCTGATCTCAGCGCTGTGCCTGTGGCGGATCCGCACCGTCGAACGGCTGCCCGAGCGCACCGGGCACGAGCGGCTGCTGCCGCAGATGCTCGAAGGCCTGCGGTTCGTGTTCACCGACAAGCCGCTGCGCGCGATCGTCGCCTGCACCGCCACGGCGAACCTCTTCGGCGCCGCCGCACAGGCCGTGCAGGTGCTGTTCCTGACGCGCACGGCCGGCCTGCCCCCGGCGGCGGTCGGCGGGCTGCTGGCCGTCGGCGGCATCGGCGGCATCCTCGGCGCGCTGTTCGCCGGCGCGATCATCCGCCGCGTCGGGCAGGCGCGCTCGATCTGGCTCGTGCCGCTGCTGGTGTGGCCCGGCAACCTGCTCGTGCCGCTCGCGGGCCCCGGCTGGCGGCTGCCGCTCGCCGGCTTCGGTCTCGCGCTGGCCGGGTTCGGCGTGATCCTCTACAACATCGCGCAGGTGTCCTACCGGCAGGCGATCACGCCTGACGGCCTGCTCGGCCGGATGAACGCGAGCGTGCGGTTCGTCGTGTGGGGCACGATGCCGCTCGGCGGCCTGCTGGGTGGCGGGCTCGGCGAGTGGCTCGGGCTCACCGGCGCCCTGTGGGCGGCGGTGCTCGGCCAGCTCGCCGCGGCGCTGTGGGTCGTCTGCTCCCCGCTGCGGCGCATGCGTGACCTCCCGGTGCCCGGGAAACCGGTGGCGGCTCCCGCCTAG
- the valS gene encoding valine--tRNA ligase has translation MNATPQPSPRVPEKVGVDGLEAKWVAVWERAGTYRFDREKPRADVYSIDTPPLTASGSLHIGHVFSYTHTDVLARYQRMRGREVFYPIGWDDNGLPTERRVQNHYGVRCEPSLPYDPSFTPPAKPGKDVIPVSRRNFVELCRTLSEEDEKVFEDVWRRVGLSVDWTLAYQTIDPSTTEISQRAFLRNLARGEAYQAEAPTLWDTTFRTAVAQAELEDRERPGAYHDLVFRADGDEEVLISTTRPELLPACVALVTHPDDERYRHLVGKTVRTPVFGVEVPVHAHHLADPEKGTGIAMVCTFGDTTDVTWWRALRLETRPVLGRDGRFLPEPPREVPAEAYAPLAGKTVHTGRQLVVEALRAEGSLRGEPRTITHAVKFYEKGDRPLEIVTSRQWYLTNGGRDETLRAKLLARGEELNWVPPHMEVRYRAWTEGLTSDWLVSRQRFFGVPIPVWYPLDEHGEPDHEAVLVPADTNLPVDPTTDVPPGYTEDQRGKPGGFAGEVDVMDTWATSSLTPQIGGRWSLDDDLFRLVYPYSLRPQAHEIIRTWLFSTAVRSELEEHVLPWRDAVISGWVLDPDRKKMSKSKDNVVTPAALLDQFGPDAVRYWAASARPGVDTAEDQGQMKVGRRLATKLLNVSRFVLGLGLPGPGAEVTEALDRSVLAALGAVVREATAAFESLDQARALHVTETFFWTFCDDYVELVKARAYGDRGEAAAESARAALTTALSTLVRLFAPVLPYTAEEVWSWWQEGSVHRAPWPEAPAVDGDSGLLPLAGSVIAAVRRAKTDAKVSMRSAVEAVTVSAPDDVLTGFAAVSDDVRAAGVISAVTTRPGDGELAVEVTVG, from the coding sequence ATGAACGCCACACCGCAGCCCAGCCCCCGTGTCCCCGAGAAGGTCGGTGTCGACGGACTTGAGGCCAAGTGGGTAGCGGTATGGGAGCGCGCCGGCACCTACCGCTTCGACCGCGAGAAGCCGCGCGCCGACGTCTATTCGATCGACACCCCGCCGCTCACGGCGAGCGGTTCGCTGCACATCGGCCACGTGTTCTCCTACACGCACACCGACGTCCTCGCCCGCTACCAGCGCATGCGCGGGCGGGAGGTGTTCTACCCCATCGGCTGGGACGACAACGGCCTGCCGACCGAGCGCCGCGTGCAGAACCACTACGGCGTGCGCTGCGAACCGTCCCTGCCCTACGACCCGTCGTTCACGCCACCGGCGAAGCCGGGGAAGGACGTGATCCCCGTGTCGCGGCGCAACTTCGTGGAGCTGTGCCGCACGCTGTCGGAGGAGGACGAGAAGGTCTTCGAGGACGTCTGGCGGCGCGTCGGGCTGTCGGTGGACTGGACGCTCGCTTACCAGACCATCGACCCGTCGACCACGGAGATCTCGCAGCGCGCGTTCCTGCGCAACCTCGCGCGCGGTGAGGCGTACCAGGCCGAAGCGCCGACCTTGTGGGACACCACGTTCCGCACCGCCGTCGCGCAGGCCGAGCTCGAAGACCGCGAGCGGCCCGGCGCGTACCACGACCTCGTGTTCCGCGCGGACGGCGACGAGGAAGTGCTGATCTCGACCACGCGGCCCGAGTTGCTGCCCGCGTGCGTCGCGCTCGTGACGCACCCCGACGACGAGCGCTACCGCCACCTGGTCGGGAAAACCGTGCGCACGCCCGTGTTCGGCGTCGAGGTGCCGGTGCACGCGCACCACCTCGCCGACCCCGAGAAGGGCACGGGCATCGCGATGGTCTGCACCTTCGGCGACACCACGGACGTCACGTGGTGGCGCGCGCTGCGCCTGGAAACGCGGCCGGTGCTCGGCCGCGACGGGCGGTTCCTGCCCGAACCGCCGCGCGAGGTGCCCGCCGAGGCGTACGCGCCGCTGGCCGGCAAGACCGTCCACACGGGACGCCAGCTCGTCGTCGAGGCGCTGCGGGCCGAAGGCTCCCTGCGCGGCGAGCCGCGGACCATCACGCACGCGGTGAAGTTCTACGAGAAGGGCGACCGGCCGCTCGAGATCGTCACGAGCCGCCAGTGGTACCTCACCAACGGCGGCCGCGACGAGACCCTGCGCGCGAAGCTCCTGGCCCGCGGCGAAGAGCTGAACTGGGTCCCGCCGCACATGGAGGTCCGCTACCGCGCCTGGACCGAGGGCCTCACGAGCGACTGGCTCGTGAGCCGCCAGCGGTTCTTCGGCGTGCCGATCCCCGTCTGGTACCCGCTCGACGAGCACGGGGAGCCGGACCACGAAGCCGTGCTCGTGCCTGCGGACACGAACCTGCCCGTTGATCCGACCACCGACGTGCCACCCGGCTACACCGAGGACCAGCGCGGGAAGCCGGGCGGGTTCGCGGGCGAGGTGGACGTGATGGACACGTGGGCGACGTCGTCGCTCACGCCGCAGATCGGCGGGCGCTGGAGCCTCGACGACGACCTGTTCCGGCTCGTGTACCCGTACTCGCTGCGGCCGCAGGCCCACGAGATCATCCGCACCTGGCTGTTCTCGACGGCCGTGCGCTCGGAGCTCGAGGAGCACGTGCTGCCGTGGCGCGACGCCGTGATCTCCGGCTGGGTGCTCGATCCGGACCGCAAGAAGATGTCGAAGTCCAAGGACAACGTCGTCACGCCGGCCGCCCTGCTGGACCAGTTCGGCCCGGACGCCGTCCGGTACTGGGCCGCGAGCGCGCGCCCGGGGGTCGACACGGCCGAGGACCAGGGCCAGATGAAGGTCGGGCGGCGGCTCGCGACGAAGCTGCTGAACGTGAGCCGCTTCGTGCTCGGGCTCGGCCTGCCCGGGCCCGGCGCCGAGGTCACCGAAGCGCTGGACCGGTCGGTGCTCGCCGCGCTCGGCGCCGTGGTCCGCGAGGCAACCGCGGCGTTCGAGAGCCTCGACCAGGCGCGGGCGCTGCACGTGACGGAGACGTTCTTCTGGACGTTCTGCGACGACTACGTCGAGCTGGTCAAGGCGCGCGCGTACGGCGACCGCGGCGAGGCGGCCGCGGAGTCGGCGCGGGCGGCGCTGACCACCGCGCTGTCGACGCTGGTGCGGCTGTTCGCACCCGTGCTGCCCTACACCGCCGAGGAGGTGTGGTCGTGGTGGCAGGAGGGTTCGGTGCACCGCGCGCCGTGGCCCGAGGCGCCGGCGGTCGACGGCGACTCCGGACTGCTGCCGCTGGCCGGCTCGGTGATCGCCGCGGTGCGGCGGGCCAAGACGGACGCGAAGGTGTCGATGCGCTCGGCCGTGGAGGCCGTGACGGTCAGCGCGCCGGACGACGTGCTCACCGGCTTCGCCGCGGTGTCCGACGACGTGCGCGCGGCGGGCGTGATCTCCGCGGTGACCACCCGGCCGGGTGATGGCGAGCTTGCCGTCGAGGTGACGGTGGGCTGA
- the dapF gene encoding diaminopimelate epimerase — MGGIEFLKGHGTQNDFVLLPDAAGRLDLTPERVAALCDRRRGLGADGVLRVVRASALGEATEGEWFMDYRNADGSVAEMCGNGVRVFARYLVDAGLADDGHFTVGTRAGDRPVVVHADRSVSVHMGPATITGTSVTVVAGQPFSGVAVDVGNPHLVSVLDDEVAELDLREQPDFDHDFFPNGVNLEFVNLLGEGVLRMRVHERGVGETRSCGTGTVAAVAAAFHLAGTDTGTSTVDIPGGRVTVTVERGASTLTGPAEIVARGELDEGWWAAAGA, encoded by the coding sequence ATGGGCGGCATCGAATTCCTGAAGGGGCACGGCACGCAGAACGACTTCGTGCTGTTGCCCGACGCGGCCGGCCGCCTCGACCTCACGCCGGAGCGCGTGGCGGCGCTGTGCGACCGCCGGCGTGGGCTGGGCGCCGACGGCGTGCTGCGCGTGGTCCGCGCGAGCGCGCTGGGTGAGGCGACTGAGGGCGAGTGGTTCATGGACTACCGCAACGCCGACGGCTCCGTCGCCGAGATGTGCGGCAACGGCGTGCGCGTGTTCGCGCGTTACCTCGTCGACGCGGGCCTGGCGGACGACGGGCACTTCACGGTCGGCACGCGCGCGGGCGACCGCCCGGTGGTCGTGCACGCCGACCGTTCCGTCTCCGTCCACATGGGACCGGCCACGATCACCGGCACCTCGGTCACCGTGGTGGCGGGGCAGCCGTTCTCGGGCGTGGCCGTGGACGTCGGCAACCCGCACCTCGTCTCCGTGCTCGACGACGAGGTGGCGGAGCTCGACCTGCGTGAGCAGCCCGACTTCGACCACGACTTCTTCCCGAACGGCGTGAACCTCGAGTTCGTGAACCTGCTCGGCGAGGGCGTGCTGCGCATGCGCGTCCACGAGCGGGGCGTGGGGGAGACCCGCTCGTGCGGCACCGGCACGGTCGCCGCCGTCGCCGCGGCCTTCCACCTCGCGGGCACCGACACGGGTACCTCCACGGTGGACATCCCGGGCGGGCGCGTGACCGTGACCGTCGAACGCGGTGCCTCCACGCTCACGGGCCCGGCGGAGATCGTCGCGCGCGGTGAGCTGGACGAAGGCTGGTGGGCCGCCGCCGGAGCGTGA
- the miaA gene encoding tRNA (adenosine(37)-N6)-dimethylallyltransferase MiaA produces MISPAQPPRPVAVVGPTATGKTALAVELALALGGDVVNADALQLYRGMDIGTAKATEAERRGVPHHLLDVLDVTETASVAAYQRDARREIEDVLAAGRVPVLAGGSGLYVQAVLDDLRFPGTDAAVRARLDAEAAELGTAVLYARLGERDPAAAAAILPTNTRRIVRALEVIELTGEPFSANLPKPGPARYGTVLIGVDREAAELDERVDLRVEHMFEAGLVDEVRTLVTRGLREGKTASRALGYQQVLAELDGEGDFAAAAAATAQATRRFVRRQRSWFRRDKRIQWFDGASPDLAARVLEALAQ; encoded by the coding sequence GTGATCAGCCCTGCTCAGCCGCCTCGTCCGGTCGCCGTCGTCGGTCCCACGGCCACCGGGAAGACGGCGCTGGCCGTCGAGCTCGCCCTCGCCCTCGGCGGCGACGTCGTGAACGCCGACGCCCTGCAGCTCTACCGCGGCATGGACATCGGCACGGCCAAGGCCACCGAAGCCGAGCGGCGCGGGGTGCCCCACCACCTGCTCGACGTCCTCGACGTCACCGAGACCGCTTCCGTCGCCGCCTACCAGCGCGACGCCCGCCGCGAGATCGAGGACGTCCTCGCGGCCGGGCGCGTCCCGGTGCTCGCCGGCGGCTCCGGCCTGTACGTGCAGGCTGTGCTCGACGACCTCCGGTTCCCCGGCACGGACGCCGCCGTGCGGGCCCGCCTCGACGCGGAAGCCGCCGAGCTCGGCACCGCGGTGCTCTACGCGCGGCTGGGCGAGCGCGACCCGGCCGCGGCCGCCGCGATCCTGCCCACGAACACCCGGCGCATCGTGCGCGCGCTGGAGGTCATCGAGCTCACCGGAGAGCCGTTCTCCGCGAACCTCCCCAAACCGGGCCCGGCCCGCTACGGCACGGTGCTGATCGGCGTCGACCGCGAGGCCGCCGAGCTCGACGAGCGCGTCGACCTGCGGGTGGAGCACATGTTCGAGGCCGGCCTGGTCGACGAGGTGCGCACCCTCGTCACCCGGGGCCTGCGCGAAGGCAAGACGGCCTCCCGCGCCCTGGGTTACCAGCAGGTGCTCGCCGAACTCGACGGGGAAGGCGACTTCGCGGCCGCCGCCGCGGCGACCGCGCAGGCCACCCGCCGCTTCGTCCGCCGGCAGCGCTCGTGGTTCCGCCGCGACAAGCGGATCCAGTGGTTCGACGGCGCTTCCCCCGACCTGGCCGCGCGCGTGCTCGAGGCGCTGGCCCAGTAA
- a CDS encoding DUF349 domain-containing protein, which yields MAQENTSSGTPAPHPVPHAPGSAQTAPPVPPAEPTPSTWGRVDAEGTVFVFTAEGERSVGVWQAGTPEEGLVHYARRFDDVRTEVELLETRLHSGAGDPKHALSSATQIRDGLAESAVVGDLAALAARVEYVIGVAEKALANAKHEREEARAAAVSRKQALAEEAEKIAADSTQWKAAGDRLRAILDEWKTVKGVDRKTDDELWKRFSKAREGFNRRRGSHFAELDKQRASAKHRKEELIAEAESLADSEDWGATAGRYKELMAEWRAAGRAPKDSDEALWQRFRAAQDQFFARRSAVFSERDAEFAGNAARKEELLVEAEKIDVAANLDAAKSALRRIQEQWDEIGKVPRERIRELDGRLKAVQDAVKSAEDSRWRRTDPEAQARAAQFRERVEQFEAQAAKARAAGDERRAKKADEQAAQWREWMEAAEAAVADR from the coding sequence ATGGCCCAGGAGAACACGTCCAGCGGCACCCCGGCACCCCACCCCGTGCCGCACGCGCCCGGCAGCGCCCAGACCGCGCCTCCGGTGCCGCCCGCCGAGCCCACCCCGTCCACCTGGGGGCGGGTCGACGCGGAGGGCACTGTCTTCGTTTTCACCGCCGAAGGTGAACGCTCGGTCGGGGTCTGGCAGGCCGGCACCCCCGAGGAAGGGCTGGTGCACTACGCCCGCCGCTTCGACGACGTCCGCACGGAGGTCGAGCTGCTCGAGACCCGGCTGCACTCCGGCGCCGGCGACCCGAAGCACGCGCTGTCGAGCGCCACGCAGATCCGCGACGGGCTGGCCGAGTCGGCCGTGGTCGGTGACCTCGCCGCGCTGGCGGCGCGCGTCGAGTACGTGATCGGTGTCGCCGAGAAGGCGCTGGCCAACGCGAAGCACGAGCGCGAGGAGGCCCGGGCCGCCGCCGTTTCGCGCAAGCAGGCGCTGGCCGAGGAGGCGGAGAAGATCGCCGCCGACTCCACCCAGTGGAAGGCCGCGGGCGACCGGCTGCGCGCGATCCTCGACGAGTGGAAGACGGTCAAGGGCGTCGACCGCAAGACCGACGACGAGCTCTGGAAGCGGTTCTCGAAGGCCCGGGAGGGTTTCAACCGCCGCCGCGGCTCGCACTTCGCGGAGCTCGACAAGCAGCGCGCGAGCGCCAAGCACCGCAAGGAAGAGCTCATCGCCGAGGCCGAGTCGCTCGCCGATTCGGAGGACTGGGGCGCGACCGCGGGCCGGTACAAGGAGCTCATGGCCGAGTGGCGCGCCGCGGGCCGCGCGCCCAAGGACAGCGACGAAGCGCTGTGGCAGCGCTTCCGCGCGGCCCAGGACCAGTTCTTCGCCCGCCGGTCCGCCGTCTTCTCCGAGCGTGACGCCGAGTTCGCCGGCAACGCCGCCCGCAAGGAGGAGCTGCTGGTCGAGGCCGAGAAGATCGACGTCGCCGCGAACCTCGACGCGGCCAAGTCGGCCCTGCGGCGCATCCAGGAACAGTGGGACGAGATCGGCAAGGTCCCGCGCGAGCGCATCCGCGAACTCGACGGCCGGCTCAAGGCGGTCCAGGACGCGGTCAAGTCGGCCGAAGACAGCCGCTGGCGCCGCACCGACCCGGAGGCCCAGGCGCGCGCCGCGCAGTTCCGCGAGCGCGTCGAGCAGTTCGAAGCCCAGGCCGCCAAGGCCCGCGCCGCCGGCGATGAACGACGCGCCAAGAAGGCCGACGAACAGGCCGCGCAGTGGCGCGAGTGGATGGAAGCGGCCGAGGCCGCTGTGGCCGACCGCTGA